A single genomic interval of Spirosoma taeanense harbors:
- a CDS encoding S9 family peptidase yields the protein MINRNPFGWLLGIALLTVHLATAQTAATSSKQRYPNLQQALFSAGQLAGSSGPRSVNWIEGGTKFSFIDGQSTIKSFSPKDQQEIVVFDGSQLKFPGTDKPFTYGSFQWSKDSKNILFQTNFRPVYRRSGVSDYYVYSVADKSLKLVAKDAQTAELAPDGSRVGYERGGNLFVFDFATQKETQLTDDAKPAFYNGRFGWAYEEEFGLAQAWEWSPDSKFIAFWQSDERQVPIYKLTDYKGFDEKFDSLPYPRVGDQNPTVRIGVIEIGSKAKQWMNVDLGDGYIPRIYWTSQEGQLALVHLNRKQNHLRLFMANARTGDARQIMEEKSTTWVDIFDFFAGINHLFYFPAGVQEFYWVSDRDGFAHLYRYDYSGKLLNPVTSGKWEVTYVHHIDPKAKKVYFTSTEVSPMERHLFVADLDGKNKRRLTSVAGRHLVNFSPNGQYFIDRYSNVQTPTQVELRDTKGQLIKALETNPKVKEYVASHAYAPKELTSFTTSDGQRIDISIIKPLDFDPAKKYPVVVDIYGGPGAQSVYNDFATTGWHQWLAQTGYVIVGVNNRGSGGYGRDFEKVVYEQLGKYESQDFAETAAYLAKQPWVDGNRMAIRGHSYGGYMSSYTMLTHPGVFKVSIVGAPVTDWRLYDSIYTERYMGLLPENEEKYKASAVTTYAKNLAGKMFIAHSTMDENVHVRNTFQLMNALEDAGKDADLRIYPPGAHGVSYNPTSYVLLYQQYTNYLENNLKAGTVN from the coding sequence ATGATCAACCGCAATCCGTTCGGATGGCTTCTCGGTATCGCCCTCCTGACTGTTCACCTCGCGACCGCCCAAACGGCCGCCACTTCATCCAAACAACGCTATCCTAATCTGCAGCAGGCGCTGTTTTCGGCCGGTCAGCTAGCCGGGTCGTCGGGTCCACGCAGCGTAAACTGGATTGAAGGCGGCACTAAGTTTTCGTTTATCGACGGGCAGAGCACGATCAAGTCTTTTTCACCCAAAGACCAACAGGAGATCGTTGTGTTCGACGGTAGTCAGCTGAAGTTCCCCGGTACCGACAAACCCTTTACGTACGGTTCGTTCCAGTGGTCGAAGGATTCGAAGAACATTCTGTTCCAGACGAATTTTCGGCCGGTTTACCGCCGGTCAGGCGTGTCGGATTATTACGTGTATTCGGTGGCTGATAAAAGCCTCAAACTTGTTGCTAAAGATGCGCAGACTGCCGAACTCGCTCCTGACGGCAGCCGCGTAGGCTATGAACGGGGGGGTAATCTGTTCGTGTTTGATTTTGCGACGCAGAAAGAAACCCAACTGACCGACGATGCCAAACCCGCCTTTTACAACGGGCGCTTCGGCTGGGCCTACGAAGAAGAGTTTGGTCTGGCGCAGGCCTGGGAGTGGTCGCCCGACAGTAAGTTCATTGCCTTCTGGCAGTCTGACGAGCGACAGGTTCCAATTTATAAACTGACGGACTATAAAGGCTTCGACGAAAAATTTGATTCACTCCCTTATCCACGCGTTGGCGATCAGAATCCAACCGTTCGCATCGGCGTAATTGAAATTGGCAGCAAAGCCAAGCAGTGGATGAACGTTGATCTGGGCGATGGCTATATCCCGCGTATCTACTGGACCTCGCAGGAAGGGCAGCTCGCGCTGGTTCACCTGAATCGTAAACAGAACCACCTGCGGCTGTTTATGGCCAACGCCCGCACCGGCGACGCCAGACAGATTATGGAAGAGAAATCGACTACCTGGGTAGATATCTTCGATTTTTTCGCGGGCATCAACCATTTGTTCTATTTCCCGGCGGGTGTACAGGAATTTTACTGGGTATCGGACCGCGACGGCTTTGCGCATCTATACCGATATGACTATTCCGGCAAGCTGCTCAACCCCGTTACGAGTGGAAAATGGGAGGTAACGTACGTACACCATATCGACCCGAAGGCGAAGAAAGTTTATTTCACCTCTACGGAGGTTTCGCCGATGGAACGGCACCTGTTCGTAGCTGATCTGGACGGGAAAAACAAACGTCGGCTGACCTCGGTGGCCGGGCGGCACCTGGTCAATTTTTCGCCGAATGGCCAGTACTTCATTGATCGCTACTCAAACGTACAGACACCTACGCAGGTTGAGCTGCGCGATACGAAAGGCCAGTTAATCAAGGCACTGGAAACGAACCCGAAAGTAAAGGAGTACGTAGCCAGCCACGCCTATGCGCCCAAGGAGTTGACAAGCTTTACGACCTCCGATGGTCAGCGAATCGATATCTCGATCATTAAACCGCTCGATTTTGACCCGGCCAAAAAATATCCGGTTGTGGTCGATATTTACGGTGGACCCGGCGCACAGTCGGTGTACAACGATTTCGCAACAACTGGCTGGCATCAGTGGCTGGCTCAGACGGGATACGTAATCGTTGGCGTAAACAACCGGGGGAGCGGGGGGTACGGCCGCGATTTTGAAAAGGTCGTTTATGAGCAGCTGGGTAAGTATGAAAGTCAGGATTTCGCCGAAACGGCTGCTTATCTGGCCAAACAGCCATGGGTAGATGGCAACCGCATGGCTATTCGGGGACATAGCTACGGCGGCTATATGAGCAGCTACACGATGCTGACTCACCCCGGCGTGTTCAAAGTGTCGATTGTTGGCGCACCCGTAACCGACTGGCGGTTATACGACAGCATCTATACGGAGCGCTACATGGGTCTACTGCCCGAAAACGAGGAGAAATATAAAGCTAGTGCCGTCACAACGTACGCTAAAAACCTCGCTGGAAAGATGTTCATCGCTCACTCGACGATGGACGAAAACGTTCACGTGCGTAATACGTTCCAGTTAATGAATGCCCTGGAAGATGCCGGCAAAGATGCCGACCTCCGCATTTATCCGCCCGGTGCGCATGGCGTATCCTATAACCCGACGAGTTACGTGCTTCTCTACCAGCAATACACGAACTATCTGGAGAATAATCTGAAGGCCGGTACAGTTAACTGA
- a CDS encoding T9SS type A sorting domain-containing protein yields MKQTIRFILCLLATLLFVPVMAQTGTGPSLTFANNVNKLQRSGTTYLPTSDGNLVVAFFYANGVGASVKDWNLQLTKYLPTGKVAYSPLPLATYPGISGNVVLAETADHSLIVSGNGVTYSFEIGNTAKLKWKTAARATVMYATADGGILLNDTDNNVATKLSAKGEKQWDLGAKNLIPTSDGGYVSYDGSGKLNKLDAQRQSTWQSPESAAFAQATKDGIVYRAATKLIKTDNAGAVKFSHTIAGDAGAVTRVVVAADGGLAYSTNQTVKLDAAGAVQWQSQVPGVVQQTLDGGFLTLQRDRPASEVNTTGYTMSKLTADGTTAWQRYISGQIDADLANQRGQAGAFQSQQGDYWFVTETNTGNAFTSNLIISRFCRDILPLRVVAGMASGARPIRKDTSFTVCRGDSLILGFTEENQIPGLLFQWKQNGSNVASTPKGIFRVKDPGTYVVEAADTACGVRATSPATTISQSPAPRVVLAGSNYFCAGSSAILTATASNGTGEYRYQWTRNGRPFSTSATVTVTEEGVYSVMAGDDGGCFSQPAVQNVTVNPVITVGITGSDYFCPGQSTRLSAAVTGGTPGFRYQWKRGGEALAARNVNFTADQIGTYSVEVVDSRNCAVESKTLVVTQNPSLTLSAGTNTTLTGTEVFSLAGVTTVKGGVGPYTYQWTTNPAEVAGNGSTAAQPTFGPFNKNTDILLTATDSKGCSLTALSTVTYKPCTIEAVISGQNYYCTGTATSLSLVITNGNGPYRTVWQGTEMLLNTNTYTQNYQSPATLTADVTDAKGCTVKAKSVVVTEATRPTATISGTTEFCKGSSTNLSAVIAGGKAPYTYDWRLDNKSVSTTGGTLNATTPGTYMVLVKDANGCDNPSANLVVTQRASDLDAKITPSGPTDVFLPASVTLTANAGTSLTYQWQKDGQDIAGATTTTFSTTQTGSYIVKVSKDGCTLASPAVAVSVQSPLAIEPIAAPVSFEVYPNPVESTCEVAVQVTKPSAVVVTVYDLMGRAVRTLGAPTKAKSHNLTLNLSLLPAGTYVIDVQAGEATARQRLMKVSGQ; encoded by the coding sequence ATGAAACAAACTATACGCTTTATCCTTTGCCTTCTGGCTACCCTTTTGTTCGTTCCGGTTATGGCTCAAACCGGAACCGGGCCGTCGCTTACCTTCGCAAACAACGTTAATAAACTGCAGCGATCCGGAACGACGTATTTACCCACCAGTGATGGTAATCTGGTTGTTGCCTTTTTCTATGCCAACGGCGTTGGGGCATCCGTAAAAGACTGGAATCTGCAACTGACCAAGTATCTGCCAACGGGTAAAGTCGCTTATAGCCCATTGCCGTTGGCTACTTATCCGGGGATTAGCGGCAACGTAGTTTTAGCTGAAACAGCCGACCATTCACTCATTGTGAGTGGTAATGGCGTGACATACAGCTTTGAAATCGGTAATACGGCCAAGCTGAAATGGAAGACAGCCGCCCGCGCTACAGTCATGTATGCGACCGCCGACGGGGGCATCCTTCTGAACGATACGGATAATAACGTAGCAACCAAGCTGTCGGCAAAGGGAGAGAAGCAGTGGGATTTGGGTGCCAAAAACCTCATTCCAACCAGCGACGGTGGTTACGTAAGCTATGATGGCAGCGGCAAATTAAATAAGCTTGATGCTCAGCGTCAGTCAACGTGGCAAAGCCCGGAGTCGGCGGCATTTGCACAAGCTACGAAAGATGGTATCGTATATCGGGCGGCTACGAAGTTAATCAAGACTGATAACGCCGGGGCCGTTAAGTTCAGTCATACCATTGCAGGTGATGCCGGGGCTGTTACCCGGGTCGTTGTAGCAGCTGATGGCGGTCTGGCTTATTCAACGAATCAAACCGTTAAACTCGATGCGGCCGGCGCTGTACAGTGGCAGAGCCAGGTGCCGGGTGTCGTGCAGCAAACCCTCGATGGAGGTTTCCTGACTCTTCAGCGCGATCGGCCCGCCAGTGAAGTCAATACAACTGGCTACACCATGAGCAAGCTGACGGCCGATGGCACAACGGCCTGGCAGCGCTACATCAGCGGACAGATTGACGCCGACCTGGCTAACCAGCGCGGGCAGGCTGGTGCATTCCAGTCGCAGCAGGGCGATTACTGGTTTGTTACAGAGACCAATACGGGCAACGCCTTTACCAGTAACCTGATCATCAGTCGCTTCTGCCGGGATATTCTGCCGCTGCGCGTTGTGGCAGGAATGGCGTCTGGCGCCAGGCCTATTCGAAAAGATACCAGCTTTACTGTCTGTCGGGGCGACTCGCTTATACTCGGCTTTACCGAAGAGAATCAGATTCCGGGTCTGCTGTTCCAGTGGAAACAAAACGGTTCGAATGTCGCCAGTACGCCAAAGGGAATATTTCGGGTAAAAGACCCCGGCACGTATGTTGTCGAAGCCGCCGATACTGCCTGCGGTGTCAGAGCCACATCACCGGCCACGACCATTTCGCAAAGTCCCGCTCCGAGGGTCGTTCTGGCCGGCAGCAATTACTTCTGCGCGGGTTCGTCAGCAATACTCACCGCTACCGCCAGCAATGGTACCGGCGAATATCGCTACCAGTGGACTCGTAACGGTAGGCCATTCAGTACCAGCGCCACGGTAACCGTTACCGAGGAAGGCGTGTATAGCGTTATGGCTGGTGACGACGGCGGTTGTTTTAGTCAGCCTGCTGTTCAGAACGTAACGGTCAATCCGGTTATTACAGTTGGAATCACCGGCTCAGATTATTTCTGCCCCGGTCAGTCGACGCGCTTGTCGGCAGCCGTTACGGGCGGCACGCCGGGCTTCCGGTACCAATGGAAGCGCGGTGGCGAAGCGTTGGCAGCTCGCAACGTAAACTTCACCGCCGACCAGATCGGCACGTATAGTGTCGAAGTGGTTGACAGTCGGAACTGTGCCGTTGAGTCCAAAACGCTCGTTGTTACGCAGAACCCATCCCTGACCCTGTCGGCCGGAACCAATACGACGCTAACGGGAACCGAAGTGTTTAGTCTGGCGGGCGTGACGACGGTTAAAGGCGGAGTTGGACCTTATACGTATCAGTGGACCACTAACCCGGCCGAAGTAGCTGGTAATGGCTCAACGGCTGCTCAGCCGACTTTCGGGCCCTTCAATAAAAACACAGACATTCTGCTTACGGCCACCGACTCGAAGGGATGCAGTCTGACCGCCCTGTCGACGGTAACGTATAAGCCTTGTACGATTGAAGCGGTTATTAGCGGTCAGAACTATTACTGCACGGGTACCGCAACGTCGTTAAGTCTGGTTATCACCAATGGTAACGGCCCCTATCGCACGGTTTGGCAGGGTACCGAGATGCTCCTGAACACAAATACCTACACGCAGAACTATCAGTCGCCAGCGACACTGACCGCCGACGTAACGGATGCTAAAGGCTGCACCGTAAAGGCGAAAAGTGTAGTGGTTACGGAGGCAACTCGTCCAACCGCGACGATCAGCGGAACAACCGAATTCTGTAAGGGCAGCAGCACGAACCTGTCGGCGGTTATAGCTGGAGGTAAAGCGCCGTACACCTACGACTGGCGTCTGGATAACAAATCGGTTAGTACAACGGGCGGTACCCTGAACGCCACTACACCCGGCACCTACATGGTTCTGGTGAAGGACGCCAACGGCTGCGACAATCCATCGGCCAATCTGGTCGTAACCCAGCGAGCCAGCGATCTCGACGCGAAGATTACCCCCAGCGGCCCAACAGACGTCTTCCTGCCTGCCAGCGTTACGCTTACGGCCAACGCGGGTACGAGCCTCACCTACCAGTGGCAGAAAGACGGGCAGGACATCGCGGGTGCAACCACGACAACCTTCAGCACCACGCAGACGGGCAGCTACATCGTTAAAGTGTCGAAAGATGGCTGTACGCTTGCATCTCCGGCTGTGGCCGTTAGCGTGCAGAGCCCGCTGGCAATTGAGCCGATTGCTGCGCCGGTAAGCTTCGAGGTTTACCCGAATCCAGTTGAGAGCACTTGTGAAGTGGCTGTTCAGGTCACAAAACCATCGGCCGTTGTGGTAACCGTTTATGACCTGATGGGCCGGGCCGTGCGAACGCTGGGTGCGCCGACGAAAGCCAAGTCGCATAACCTGACGCTGAATCTGAGTCTGCTACCTGCCGGGACCTACGTAATCGACGTACAGGCCGGAGAGGCTACCGCACGCCAGCGACTGATGAAGGTATCCGGCCAGTAA
- a CDS encoding helix-turn-helix transcriptional regulator translates to MICFRQRSLFKLVVLLIFHYCAYSQSSTFKQLEEQVYRLNNALEYRKAQGLLLPVLEDPSMSAEEKYQASILLSYTYKRLMDYSSTFQFLDTARQYAQATSKGPEYQAFISAQEALLYFDIHNYTKSERLMKAIEKTGFRYIDMENRAKLVMQQGYLLYRRKRYLQAEKTYDQAISLLKASSPCDLPMIYVKKMQLYSALNNKAKMLEALRLSSLYADSCKIIKYHIYAYSELLAIYEQRDDIVGIAFAAKRLDSLNTLYAQSENVAKLHTQKEKILLKAKDQRLAEKQQFNIVLLTIVLGLILLVAVLIFLLKAYRKQQPVIVVDNNPKRAELKTYMLHQQEKSQESVSTIANKNVPLSDRQREVLTYMAAGLTNKEIADKLFISENTVKYHIKNIYQILELKDRKDLLVTLSNIKKEQSRS, encoded by the coding sequence GTGATTTGTTTTCGACAAAGGAGCTTGTTCAAGCTAGTTGTACTGCTGATTTTTCATTACTGTGCTTATAGTCAGTCATCTACCTTTAAACAGCTTGAGGAACAAGTCTACCGTCTGAATAACGCACTTGAGTATCGAAAAGCGCAGGGCCTCCTGTTACCTGTGCTGGAAGACCCGTCGATGAGTGCCGAAGAAAAATATCAGGCATCCATTCTGCTCTCGTACACCTATAAACGGCTGATGGATTATTCCTCAACCTTTCAGTTTCTGGATACGGCCCGTCAATACGCTCAGGCTACGTCAAAGGGGCCTGAATACCAGGCTTTTATTTCGGCTCAGGAAGCGCTTCTTTATTTTGACATCCATAACTATACGAAGTCGGAGCGCCTGATGAAGGCAATTGAAAAAACAGGTTTCCGCTATATCGATATGGAGAACAGGGCTAAATTGGTCATGCAGCAGGGATATTTACTCTACAGGAGAAAGCGCTATCTGCAAGCCGAGAAAACCTACGACCAGGCGATTAGCTTATTAAAGGCTTCTTCGCCTTGTGACTTGCCCATGATTTACGTAAAGAAAATGCAGCTTTATTCAGCTCTGAACAATAAAGCTAAAATGCTTGAAGCTTTACGTCTTTCTTCATTATACGCTGATTCCTGCAAGATTATCAAGTACCATATTTATGCGTATAGCGAACTCCTGGCCATTTATGAGCAGCGTGATGACATCGTCGGGATCGCCTTTGCGGCCAAACGGTTAGATTCATTGAATACATTATATGCTCAGTCAGAAAACGTTGCAAAGCTCCATACTCAAAAAGAAAAAATATTACTGAAGGCTAAAGACCAGCGGTTAGCTGAAAAGCAACAGTTCAACATTGTGCTGCTTACAATTGTATTGGGGCTGATTTTATTGGTGGCCGTTTTGATTTTTCTGTTAAAAGCTTACCGTAAGCAGCAACCGGTTATAGTGGTGGATAATAACCCGAAGAGAGCCGAGTTGAAAACTTATATGCTGCATCAGCAGGAGAAATCTCAGGAGTCAGTTTCAACCATAGCCAACAAAAACGTTCCGCTCTCTGACCGGCAACGAGAGGTGTTGACTTATATGGCCGCCGGCTTAACGAACAAGGAAATAGCCGATAAGCTTTTTATCTCGGAGAATACCGTAAAATACCACATCAAGAATATCTATCAAATCCTGGAGCTGAAAGACCGGAAAGACTTGCTGGTTACGCTTAGCAATATAAAGAAGGAACAAAGTCGAAGTTGA
- a CDS encoding Gfo/Idh/MocA family protein, which yields MPAPLRIAVIGPGKVAHLHAKAVLQTPDTQLVAVYGRTYQKADDFARQYGIPAYDNIADMVAREAVDLCLVCTTHPAHRDPTVAALDAGSHVLVEKPLASSLEDCDAMIEAARRNGRYLGTISQRRFYEPSQRIRRAIDEGKIGKPVLGTVQMLGWRDEAYYKSDAWRGTWAEEGGGVLVNQSPHQLDLLLWYMGEIEAVYGVWRNLNHPYIEVDDTALAIIKFKNGGLGNIIVSNSQKPGIFGKVHVHGENGASVGVQTDGGALFIAGMSSITDPPVNDLWTVPGEENLLSQFVADDTAFFNTIDATVYYFGLQIAEFRDAIRENRPPAVTGEDGRKVVALFQAIYESTRTGLPVKL from the coding sequence ATGCCTGCACCACTTCGTATTGCCGTTATTGGCCCTGGCAAAGTAGCCCACCTCCATGCCAAAGCCGTTCTTCAAACACCCGATACCCAGCTGGTAGCTGTTTACGGTCGCACGTATCAAAAAGCTGATGATTTTGCCCGGCAGTATGGTATTCCGGCCTATGACAATATCGCCGATATGGTCGCTCGCGAGGCCGTGGACCTTTGTCTCGTCTGCACGACGCACCCCGCGCACCGCGATCCTACCGTTGCGGCTCTGGATGCTGGCTCTCATGTTCTGGTCGAGAAGCCGCTGGCGTCATCGCTCGAAGACTGCGATGCCATGATCGAAGCCGCCCGGCGGAATGGCCGTTATCTGGGCACCATCAGTCAGCGACGATTCTATGAACCGAGCCAGCGCATTCGGCGGGCGATTGATGAAGGAAAAATCGGCAAGCCCGTGCTGGGAACTGTGCAGATGCTCGGCTGGCGCGATGAAGCCTATTATAAAAGCGATGCCTGGCGCGGTACCTGGGCCGAAGAAGGGGGCGGGGTATTGGTGAATCAGTCGCCCCATCAACTGGATTTACTGCTGTGGTACATGGGTGAAATTGAGGCAGTCTACGGCGTCTGGCGGAATCTGAACCACCCCTACATCGAAGTCGACGATACGGCGCTCGCAATTATTAAGTTCAAAAACGGGGGCTTGGGAAATATCATCGTCAGCAACTCGCAGAAGCCGGGCATTTTCGGTAAGGTCCACGTTCACGGCGAAAACGGCGCGTCGGTTGGCGTTCAGACCGACGGTGGAGCCCTGTTCATTGCCGGTATGTCGAGCATTACCGACCCGCCGGTCAACGATCTTTGGACCGTACCCGGTGAAGAGAACCTGTTGTCTCAATTCGTGGCCGACGATACCGCCTTTTTTAATACCATCGACGCGACGGTTTACTATTTCGGGCTGCAAATTGCTGAGTTCCGCGACGCTATCCGGGAAAATCGGCCTCCTGCCGTAACCGGTGAGGACGGCCGTAAAGTGGTGGCCCTATTCCAGGCCATCTACGAATCAACACGAACCGGATTGCCGGTCAAACTGTAA
- a CDS encoding galactitol-1-phosphate 5-dehydrogenase has translation MKALVLTEYNHFDLQDLPKPTIRPNEVLVRVQAVGICGSDVHGMDGSSGRRIPPIVMGHEASGIIAEVGADVKDWATGDRVTFDSTVYALDDWYSRRGMYNLSDGREVVGVSTPDFKRQGAFAEYVAVPQHILYAIPDNVTFTQAALVEPVAVALHALSLTPIQVNDSAVVVGAGMIGLFVIQALKLAGCGAIIAIDLDDDRLALAQKLGATHCINARQPDVIKQVQALTQGRGADVSFEVVGAGPTVKTAIDCVRKGATVTLVGNLAPTVEIPLQAVVTRQLRLQGSCAINGEYEAALSLISSGRMNVEAILSAEVPLAEGANWFKRLYDKEKGLIKVVLKP, from the coding sequence ATGAAAGCGCTCGTTCTTACCGAATACAATCATTTTGATCTGCAGGACCTGCCCAAACCCACCATCCGCCCGAACGAGGTGCTGGTTCGGGTACAGGCGGTGGGTATCTGCGGCTCCGACGTTCACGGCATGGACGGCAGCAGCGGCCGGCGTATTCCGCCGATTGTCATGGGCCACGAAGCCAGCGGTATTATTGCCGAAGTTGGTGCCGATGTAAAGGACTGGGCTACCGGCGACCGCGTAACCTTCGATTCGACGGTGTATGCGCTCGACGACTGGTACAGCCGCCGGGGTATGTATAATCTCAGCGACGGCCGCGAAGTAGTGGGCGTTTCGACGCCGGACTTTAAACGGCAGGGTGCTTTTGCCGAGTACGTGGCAGTGCCGCAGCATATTCTGTACGCCATTCCTGATAACGTAACGTTTACCCAGGCTGCGCTGGTTGAGCCGGTCGCGGTGGCGCTGCACGCGCTTAGCCTGACGCCCATTCAGGTGAATGATTCAGCGGTGGTGGTTGGGGCGGGTATGATCGGTCTGTTCGTCATTCAGGCGCTGAAACTGGCGGGCTGCGGGGCTATCATTGCTATTGATCTGGACGACGACCGACTGGCACTGGCGCAGAAACTTGGCGCGACGCATTGTATTAATGCCCGTCAGCCCGACGTAATTAAACAGGTGCAGGCCCTGACGCAGGGACGCGGGGCCGACGTTTCGTTTGAAGTGGTCGGCGCCGGGCCGACCGTTAAGACCGCTATTGACTGCGTTCGAAAAGGCGCGACGGTTACGCTGGTGGGGAATCTGGCACCAACGGTTGAGATTCCCTTGCAGGCTGTAGTGACGCGCCAACTGCGGCTGCAGGGCTCCTGCGCCATCAACGGGGAGTACGAAGCCGCGCTGTCGCTAATCTCGTCCGGCCGGATGAACGTTGAGGCTATTCTCAGCGCTGAAGTCCCGTTGGCCGAAGGCGCGAACTGGTTCAAGCGGCTTTACGATAAAGAGAAAGGCTTGATCAAGGTCGTACTGAAACCGTGA
- a CDS encoding McrB family protein: MLTETQQQSLVERIRDIGHPEAVRRFFGLLKELIDIVNLPNGDARLAFSVRREKSAISADINFYQALRIQKPRRGEVEYHLTVKKTCRDRLAAVEELVFEPITEKSDYVAVVIGQSNVHLLYQPTLRTCWEDCLLELVESNKRGPHLARHNRDIYEAAENEARLSDLVRLADDPTLGQNNGAQSLNGHAVEEPAAGYETTPTLPAQPHNLILFGPPGTGKTFALQPYLRDKNASLITFHPSYSYEEFVEGIRPEVIGNQISYRVRKGIFYKACLSAIQQAGYATLADCLNDQSDNRSRRLRQAPAHYLLIDEVNRANVASVFGDLITLLETDKRLGAEHELWLTLPYSQERFGVPMNLYVVGTMNTTDRSIALLDLALRRRFAFREVMPDPSVLGTVDEVDLLQLLRTMNERIEYLLDRDHQIGHAYLTNLETHADLCEAFRNRIIPLLQEYFFNDWAKIQLVLGDNPAWGKEPEQRLVWIKKKYTASTAGKLFGELPESYEDVVTYDINPHLQAGDYEQVPVDAFRHIYQRPNA, encoded by the coding sequence GTGCTAACCGAAACCCAGCAGCAATCCCTTGTAGAACGCATCCGCGACATTGGCCACCCTGAGGCCGTTCGGCGGTTCTTTGGCTTGCTGAAGGAGTTGATTGATATTGTCAACCTGCCCAATGGCGACGCCCGGCTGGCGTTTTCAGTGCGCCGGGAGAAATCAGCAATTTCGGCCGATATTAACTTTTATCAGGCGTTACGTATTCAAAAACCACGTCGGGGCGAGGTTGAATATCATCTGACGGTAAAGAAGACCTGTCGGGATCGGCTTGCTGCTGTTGAGGAACTGGTGTTCGAGCCTATAACGGAGAAATCGGATTATGTGGCCGTAGTTATAGGTCAGTCGAATGTCCACCTGCTTTATCAGCCAACGCTGCGGACTTGCTGGGAGGATTGTCTGCTCGAATTAGTTGAAAGTAATAAGCGTGGGCCACACTTAGCCCGACATAACCGTGACATTTACGAAGCTGCCGAAAATGAGGCCCGGCTCAGCGATCTCGTCCGGTTAGCCGACGACCCTACGCTCGGTCAGAATAACGGAGCGCAAAGCTTAAACGGTCACGCGGTTGAAGAGCCGGCAGCGGGGTATGAAACAACCCCCACGCTTCCCGCTCAGCCTCATAACCTGATCCTGTTTGGACCGCCCGGCACCGGCAAGACATTCGCGCTGCAACCCTATCTGCGCGACAAAAACGCCAGTCTGATTACGTTCCATCCGTCCTATAGTTATGAGGAGTTCGTGGAGGGCATCCGGCCAGAGGTGATCGGCAATCAGATTAGCTACCGGGTACGTAAAGGTATTTTCTATAAAGCCTGTCTGTCGGCAATTCAACAGGCGGGTTACGCCACGCTGGCCGACTGCCTGAACGACCAGTCCGACAATCGCAGCCGTCGGCTGCGGCAGGCTCCGGCGCATTATCTGCTGATTGACGAGGTGAACCGCGCCAACGTGGCCAGCGTTTTCGGCGATTTAATTACGTTGCTGGAGACCGATAAACGGCTCGGTGCAGAACACGAACTCTGGCTTACATTGCCCTATTCACAGGAGCGGTTTGGCGTGCCGATGAACCTCTACGTGGTCGGTACGATGAATACTACCGACCGTTCCATTGCCCTGCTGGACCTGGCGTTACGTCGGCGGTTTGCTTTCCGGGAAGTCATGCCTGATCCATCCGTACTGGGTACAGTCGATGAAGTTGACCTGCTGCAACTTCTGCGGACCATGAACGAACGAATTGAGTACCTGCTGGATCGGGATCACCAGATTGGTCACGCCTACCTGACCAATCTCGAAACGCATGCCGACCTCTGCGAGGCTTTCCGTAACCGGATTATTCCTCTGTTACAGGAATACTTTTTCAACGACTGGGCCAAAATTCAGCTAGTCCTGGGCGACAATCCGGCCTGGGGGAAAGAGCCAGAACAGCGGCTCGTCTGGATTAAGAAAAAGTACACAGCGTCAACTGCGGGTAAACTATTCGGCGAGTTGCCCGAGAGTTATGAGGACGTCGTTACGTATGACATCAATCCGCATTTACAGGCAGGTGATTACGAGCAGGTACCGGTTGACGCATTTCGGCATATTTATCAGCGACCAAACGCATAG